A part of Saccharomonospora amisosensis genomic DNA contains:
- a CDS encoding serine/threonine-protein kinase encodes MGTVWSAYDEFLQRPVAVKEVRMPPGVPATRISELRERTLREARAIAVLSHPNVITLHDVVRENGDPYVVMELLPARSLAGLLHQAGRLTVPQAAAVADAVAAALEAAHAAGITHRDVKPGNVLVAGDGRIKLTDFGIARNVSEATMTHTGMMLGSPAFIAPEVASGGAVTYTADLWGLGATLFAATEGHPPYDADGDPFETVTRVVHGDVPRPSAGPLAPLIRGLMAKRPAERMSLSEVRRRLYPLLRKPHHPLFPAELFRQGEGSRAGSEASVTRVIPRMPPAKPSESPAGTRQSKPESTGGEAGALAADPGPLPFAASGSGSTGSPGSSGSAGPADPADSAGLSPSAIAAALGERIDARRAALVAVAMLLFLAAAAAGFALTRVVAGQALEPPQPVAPHPAARPATQSLELLTREGDATNLRGAKGGLFSVEVPSNWVRFTSQRPEGALPTSTMVRFVSPDGSQVLGVEHFANYFPDLAAQDYVRALAGYWPESDFTLVRSDPLADGREGVLLGYRTAERGSGQRASNRTTQAEVFRSDSSLWVVSVTVPLERERFGRSQLFDRIVPTFRMTS; translated from the coding sequence ATGGGCACCGTCTGGTCGGCCTACGACGAGTTCCTGCAGCGGCCGGTCGCGGTCAAGGAAGTCAGGATGCCGCCTGGCGTGCCCGCGACCAGGATCAGCGAGTTACGGGAGCGGACCCTGCGTGAGGCCAGGGCGATCGCGGTGCTCTCCCACCCGAACGTGATCACGCTGCACGACGTGGTCAGGGAGAACGGCGACCCGTACGTGGTGATGGAGTTGCTGCCGGCGCGCAGTCTCGCCGGGCTGCTGCACCAGGCAGGGCGGCTCACGGTCCCGCAGGCCGCCGCGGTCGCCGACGCCGTCGCCGCCGCGCTCGAGGCCGCTCACGCGGCCGGGATCACGCACCGCGACGTCAAGCCCGGCAACGTGCTCGTGGCGGGCGACGGCCGCATCAAGCTCACCGATTTCGGCATCGCCCGCAACGTCTCCGAAGCCACCATGACCCACACCGGCATGATGCTGGGTTCGCCCGCGTTCATCGCGCCGGAAGTGGCCTCCGGCGGTGCGGTCACCTACACGGCCGACCTGTGGGGACTCGGTGCCACGCTGTTCGCGGCCACCGAGGGCCATCCGCCCTACGACGCCGACGGCGACCCGTTCGAAACGGTGACGCGTGTGGTTCACGGCGACGTGCCGAGGCCGTCGGCGGGTCCGCTGGCACCGTTGATCCGTGGCCTGATGGCGAAGCGCCCCGCGGAGCGGATGTCGCTGTCGGAGGTCCGGCGCAGGCTGTACCCGCTGCTGAGGAAGCCACACCACCCGCTGTTCCCCGCCGAACTGTTCCGGCAGGGCGAAGGTTCCCGTGCGGGCAGCGAGGCCAGCGTCACCCGCGTGATTCCACGCATGCCGCCCGCCAAGCCGAGCGAATCCCCTGCGGGCACGCGGCAGTCGAAGCCGGAAAGCACGGGCGGTGAGGCCGGCGCGTTGGCCGCCGACCCGGGGCCACTGCCCTTCGCCGCGAGCGGTTCGGGTTCGACGGGTTCACCAGGTTCGTCAGGTTCGGCGGGTCCCGCCGATCCGGCGGACTCAGCGGGGCTGTCGCCGTCCGCTATCGCGGCCGCGCTGGGCGAGCGGATCGACGCTCGAAGGGCCGCGCTCGTCGCCGTGGCGATGCTGCTGTTCCTCGCGGCCGCGGCGGCGGGTTTCGCGCTCACCAGGGTGGTGGCCGGGCAAGCGCTTGAGCCGCCCCAGCCCGTCGCACCCCACCCGGCGGCCAGGCCCGCGACACAGTCGCTGGAACTGCTCACCCGGGAAGGCGACGCGACCAACCTGCGAGGGGCCAAGGGCGGCCTGTTCTCCGTGGAGGTGCCTTCCAACTGGGTGCGGTTCACCAGCCAGCGGCCCGAAGGTGCGTTGCCGACATCGACCATGGTGCGTTTCGTGTCCCCCGATGGCTCGCAGGTGCTCGGCGTGGAGCATTTCGCCAACTACTTCCCGGACCTGGCCGCGCAAGACTACGTGCGGGCACTGGCCGGGTACTGGCCGGAGTCGGACTTCACGCTGGTGCGTTCCGACCCGCTGGCCGACGGCCGCGAGGGGGTGCTGCTGGGCTACCGCACCGCGGAGCGCGGCAGCGGGCAGCGGGCGAGCAACAGAACCACGCAGGCCGAGGTGTTCCGCAGTGACTCCAGCCTGTGGGTAGTGAGCGTTACGGTGCCGCTGGAGCGGGAGCGGTTCGGCCGCAGCCAACTGTTCGACCGGATCGTGCCGACGTTTCGGATGACCAGTTAG
- a CDS encoding purine-nucleoside phosphorylase, giving the protein MDETSDQRPRELAAAAARVLAERTGADTHDIAIVLGSGWRPAADLIGEPQTEIDLAELPGFETPTAVGHGSTTRSLLVGGRRVLVLLGRTHLYEGRGVARVVHGVRTAAAAGVRTVLLTNAAGGLRDGFQVGQPVLICDHLNMTATSPITGANFVDLVELYSGRLRQVAREIDSSLVEGVYAGLPGPHFETPAEIRMLRTLGADLVGMSTVLEAIAARAEGVEVFGLSLVTNLAAGITGEPLSHQEIIEAGRAAAERMGGLLRELVLHA; this is encoded by the coding sequence GTGGACGAGACAAGCGACCAGCGACCCCGTGAACTCGCCGCGGCCGCGGCGCGCGTGCTCGCCGAACGAACCGGCGCGGACACGCACGACATCGCCATCGTGCTCGGCTCCGGCTGGCGCCCGGCCGCTGACCTGATTGGCGAGCCGCAGACCGAGATCGATCTCGCGGAGCTTCCCGGCTTCGAGACACCGACCGCCGTCGGCCACGGCAGCACGACACGCTCGCTGCTCGTCGGCGGACGACGTGTCCTTGTCCTGCTGGGGCGCACTCACCTCTACGAGGGGAGGGGCGTGGCCCGCGTGGTGCACGGTGTGCGGACGGCGGCCGCGGCGGGTGTGCGCACCGTGCTGCTGACCAACGCGGCCGGCGGGTTACGCGACGGGTTCCAGGTCGGTCAGCCGGTCCTCATCTGTGACCACCTGAACATGACGGCCACCTCGCCGATCACCGGAGCGAACTTCGTCGATCTCGTGGAGCTGTACTCGGGCAGGCTGCGGCAGGTGGCAAGGGAGATCGACTCGTCGCTGGTCGAAGGTGTGTACGCGGGGCTGCCGGGACCGCACTTCGAGACTCCAGCCGAGATCCGCATGCTGCGCACGCTCGGCGCCGACCTGGTTGGAATGTCAACGGTCCTCGAGGCAATCGCCGCACGTGCCGAGGGAGTCGAGGTATTCGGGCTGTCGCTGGTCACCAATCTCGCCGCGGGCATCACGGGTGAACCGCTCAGCCACCAGGAGATCATCGAGGCGGGCAGGGCAGCCGCGGAACGGATGGGTGGCCTGCTCCGCGAACTCGTCCTGCACGCCTGA
- the scpA gene encoding methylmalonyl-CoA mutase: MSIPDFTDVELGGVRQADRSEWTGALHETTGKGPDALASETPEGIGVRPLYTEAELSGLDFLDTYPGIAPYLRGPYPTMYVNQPWTIRQYAGFSTAEESNAFYRRNLAAGQKGLSVAFDLATHRGYDSDHPRVAGDVGMAGVAIDSIYDMRQLFDGIPLDKMSVSMTMNGAVLPVLALYVVAAEEQGVAPKQLAGTIQNDILKEFMVRNTYIYPPQPSMRIISDIFAYTSRHMPRFNSISISGYHMQEAGATADLELAYTLADGVEYIRAGIDAGLDIDAFAPRLSFFWAIGMNFFMEVAKLRAARLLWAKLVKRFEPRNDKSLSLRTHCQTSGWSLTAQDVYNNVVRTCVEAMAATQGHTQSLHTNALDEALALPTDNSARIARNTQLLLQQESGTTRVIDPWGGSAFVERLTYDLARKAWGHIEEVESAGGMARAIDAGIPKLRIEEAAARTQARIDSGRQPVIGVNKYRLDTDEHVDVLKVDNEGVRAQQLDKLRRLRAERDEEATTQALRRLTECAASESREANLLELAIDAARAKATVGEISEALERVWGRHSGQIRTISGVYRDEVGKSDKVESVRELVEEFARAEGRRPRILVAKMGQDGHDRGQKVIATAFADLGFDVDVGPLFSTPAEVARQAVEADVHVVGVSSLAAGHLSLVPALRAELTQLGRDDIMIVCGGVIPPQDYDELRQSGAAAIFGPGTVIAEAAAGLLEQLQARHS, encoded by the coding sequence ATGAGCATCCCCGACTTCACCGACGTCGAACTCGGTGGTGTGCGGCAGGCCGACCGGTCGGAGTGGACCGGGGCGCTGCACGAAACCACCGGCAAGGGCCCCGACGCGCTGGCATCGGAGACCCCTGAGGGAATCGGCGTGCGGCCGCTGTACACCGAGGCCGAGCTGTCCGGGCTGGACTTCCTCGACACCTATCCCGGGATCGCGCCGTACCTGCGCGGGCCGTATCCGACGATGTACGTCAACCAGCCGTGGACCATCCGGCAGTACGCGGGTTTCTCCACCGCCGAGGAGTCGAACGCCTTCTACCGGCGCAATCTCGCCGCGGGTCAGAAGGGGCTGTCCGTCGCCTTCGACCTGGCGACGCACCGCGGTTACGACTCCGACCACCCGCGGGTGGCGGGCGATGTCGGCATGGCGGGCGTGGCCATCGACTCCATCTACGACATGCGGCAGCTGTTCGACGGCATCCCGCTGGACAAGATGAGCGTGTCGATGACCATGAACGGCGCCGTGTTGCCGGTGCTGGCACTGTACGTCGTCGCGGCTGAGGAGCAGGGGGTGGCGCCCAAGCAGCTGGCGGGGACCATCCAGAACGACATCCTCAAGGAGTTCATGGTCCGCAACACCTACATCTACCCGCCGCAGCCCTCGATGCGGATCATCTCTGACATCTTCGCCTACACCTCGCGCCACATGCCGAGGTTCAACTCGATCTCCATCTCCGGCTACCACATGCAGGAGGCCGGGGCCACCGCCGACCTGGAGCTGGCCTACACGCTCGCGGACGGTGTGGAGTACATCCGCGCGGGGATCGACGCGGGTCTGGACATCGACGCGTTCGCGCCCCGGTTGTCGTTCTTCTGGGCGATCGGGATGAACTTCTTCATGGAGGTCGCCAAGCTGCGAGCGGCCCGGCTGCTGTGGGCCAAGCTGGTCAAGCGATTCGAGCCACGCAACGACAAATCACTGTCGCTGCGCACCCACTGCCAGACCTCAGGCTGGTCACTCACCGCGCAGGACGTCTACAACAACGTGGTGCGTACCTGCGTGGAGGCGATGGCCGCGACGCAGGGCCACACCCAGTCACTGCACACCAACGCGCTCGACGAGGCGCTCGCGCTGCCCACCGACAACAGCGCGCGGATCGCGCGCAACACGCAGTTGCTGCTGCAGCAGGAGTCCGGCACGACACGCGTCATCGACCCGTGGGGCGGCAGCGCGTTCGTCGAGCGCCTCACCTACGACCTGGCACGGAAGGCGTGGGGCCACATCGAGGAAGTCGAGTCGGCGGGCGGCATGGCGCGCGCCATCGACGCCGGTATCCCCAAGCTGCGCATCGAGGAGGCGGCCGCGCGCACCCAGGCGCGCATCGACTCCGGACGGCAGCCGGTGATCGGCGTCAACAAGTACCGGCTTGACACCGACGAGCACGTCGACGTGCTCAAGGTCGATAACGAAGGGGTTCGCGCCCAGCAACTTGACAAGCTGCGCAGGCTGCGGGCCGAGCGCGACGAGGAGGCCACGACGCAGGCACTGCGCAGGCTCACCGAGTGCGCCGCGTCCGAGTCCCGTGAGGCCAATCTGCTCGAGCTGGCCATCGACGCGGCACGCGCGAAGGCCACGGTCGGCGAGATCTCCGAGGCGCTCGAACGGGTGTGGGGCAGGCACTCGGGCCAGATTCGTACCATCTCGGGCGTGTACCGCGACGAGGTCGGCAAGTCTGACAAGGTGGAGTCGGTTCGGGAACTGGTCGAGGAGTTCGCCCGCGCCGAGGGGCGCAGGCCACGCATCCTTGTCGCGAAGATGGGCCAGGACGGGCACGACCGTGGCCAGAAGGTGATCGCAACCGCGTTCGCCGACCTCGGCTTCGATGTCGACGTGGGGCCGCTGTTCTCCACCCCGGCCGAGGTCGCCCGGCAGGCAGTGGAGGCCGACGTGCACGTCGTGGGCGTCTCCTCGCTCGCGGCAGGACACCTCTCGCTGGTTCCCGCCCTGCGTGCGGAGCTGACGCAACTCGGCCGCGACGACATCATGATCGTCTGTGGCGGTGTGATCCCACCGCAGGACTACGACGAGCTGCGGCAGTCGGGCGCCGCGGCGATCTTCGGCCCCGGCACGGTGATCGCCGAGGCCGCCGCCGGTCTGCTCGAACAGCTGCAAGCGCGACACTCGTAG
- the meaB gene encoding methylmalonyl Co-A mutase-associated GTPase MeaB, producing the protein MPRTVDVAAYAKGVLAGDRGILSRAITLVESAHPDHRRQAQELLVELLPHAGGAQRVGITGVPGVGKSTFIDELGTKLTGEGHRVAVLAVDPSSTRTGGSILGDKTRMARLATDASAFIRPSPTSGTLGGVARATRESIVLMEAAGYDVVLVETVGVGQSEVAVANMVDCFLFLTLARTGDQLQGIKKGVLELADVIAVNKADGEHELQARKAARELSGALRMIYGPDARWVPPVLTCSALTGAGLDTVWQQIGRHREMLRSTGELTEKRRQQQVDWTWSMVREQLLDRLEAHPGVRAVVPEVEQEVRDGRLTATLAAERILQAFEAPLPRGG; encoded by the coding sequence ATGCCTCGCACCGTCGACGTCGCCGCATACGCGAAGGGGGTGCTCGCGGGCGACCGCGGCATCCTGTCGCGGGCCATCACGCTGGTGGAGTCCGCACACCCCGACCACCGCAGGCAGGCGCAGGAGCTGCTGGTGGAGTTGCTGCCGCACGCGGGCGGCGCGCAACGGGTCGGCATCACCGGCGTTCCCGGGGTGGGCAAGTCGACCTTCATCGACGAGTTGGGCACGAAGCTCACCGGCGAGGGGCACCGGGTGGCTGTGCTCGCCGTCGACCCGTCGTCGACCCGCACCGGCGGCAGCATCCTCGGCGACAAGACGCGGATGGCGCGACTGGCCACGGATGCGTCGGCCTTCATCCGGCCGTCGCCGACGTCGGGCACGCTCGGCGGGGTCGCGAGGGCCACCCGCGAGTCGATCGTGCTGATGGAGGCCGCCGGCTACGACGTGGTGCTGGTGGAGACGGTCGGTGTCGGGCAGTCCGAGGTGGCGGTCGCCAACATGGTCGACTGCTTCCTGTTCCTGACGCTGGCACGAACGGGCGACCAGTTGCAGGGCATCAAGAAGGGCGTGCTCGAACTCGCGGACGTGATCGCGGTGAACAAGGCCGACGGCGAACACGAGTTGCAGGCACGCAAGGCGGCGAGGGAGCTGTCGGGAGCACTGCGGATGATCTACGGGCCCGATGCCAGGTGGGTCCCACCCGTGCTGACCTGCAGCGCGCTGACCGGTGCCGGGTTGGACACGGTGTGGCAGCAGATCGGCAGGCACCGTGAGATGCTGCGGTCCACCGGTGAGTTGACCGAGAAGCGCAGGCAGCAGCAGGTCGACTGGACCTGGTCGATGGTCAGGGAGCAGTTGCTCGACCGCCTGGAGGCGCACCCTGGGGTTCGCGCGGTCGTGCCCGAGGTGGAGCAGGAGGTGCGTGACGGCAGGCTCACCGCCACCCTGGCCGCCGAGCGAATTCTCCAGGCGTTCGAAGCGCCACTGCCGCGTGGCGGCTGA
- a CDS encoding MerR family transcriptional regulator: MRMAELSRGSGVAVATIKYYLREGLLHPGERTSPNQARYDESHVRRLRLVRALLEVGGLSIASVREILTAIDSHDRTYDVLGIAQHGLPLNRGSANQRTEQWAIQRVEEVAAKRGWRLELRQAPVQALVGVLCTLRNLGHARLVDALDTYAEAADRLAESDLEFVVGLPTTESIVESAVVGTVLGDAVLVALRRIAQANVSARRFGDERRG, translated from the coding sequence ATGCGAATGGCCGAGTTGAGCAGGGGGTCAGGTGTCGCGGTCGCGACCATCAAGTACTACCTGCGCGAGGGTTTGCTTCATCCGGGCGAGCGCACCAGCCCGAACCAGGCGCGCTACGACGAGTCCCACGTGCGCCGCCTGAGGCTGGTGCGCGCGCTGCTTGAAGTCGGTGGGCTTTCCATCGCTTCGGTCCGCGAAATCCTCACCGCCATCGACTCCCACGACCGAACCTACGACGTGCTCGGTATCGCCCAGCACGGGCTGCCGCTGAATCGCGGAAGCGCCAACCAGCGGACAGAACAGTGGGCGATCCAGCGGGTCGAGGAGGTCGCGGCCAAACGTGGCTGGCGACTGGAACTGAGGCAGGCGCCGGTGCAGGCGCTGGTGGGAGTGCTGTGCACACTGCGCAACCTCGGACACGCGCGGCTGGTCGACGCCCTCGACACCTACGCAGAGGCGGCCGATCGGCTCGCCGAGTCCGACCTGGAGTTCGTGGTCGGGCTACCGACCACCGAGTCGATCGTGGAAAGCGCGGTGGTCGGCACCGTGCTCGGCGACGCGGTTCTCGTGGCGCTGCGCAGGATCGCGCAGGCCAACGTCTCGGCGCGGCGCTTCGGAGACGAAAGGCGGGGATGA
- a CDS encoding methylmalonyl-CoA mutase family protein yields the protein MTNVAELPLAAEFDRPDRADWERLVEAVLSKTGSRPEDLITRTYEGIAIQPLYTAADVAPAAGFPGLSPFVRGSRPEGHVLTGWDVRASHTHPDPAVTNRAVLADLEGGVTSSWLRVGAGALPVSSLADALHEVRLDLAPVVLDPGADYLEAADALFALLADQRVPPTSVAGGIGADPIGLLARTGRAHDVAASAELAARVAREYPAMRTVVADGLPFHEAGGSDAQELGAAVAAGVAYLRALTAAGLSVEEAAGQLEFRFAASTDQFMTIAKLRAARRLWARVGEVCGAPGTAMYQHAVTSPAMLTRRDPWVNMLRTTVACFAAGVGGADAVTVLPFDSALGLADGFGRRIARNTQAILLEESKLAAVIDPAGGSWYVENLTDALAQAAWREFTAIEAAGGIEAELGSGALAARLDLTWQARRARIATREDPITGVSEFPLLEEADLEREPATPAAEGGGLPRLRYAQDYERLRDRADARLAETGSRPSVFLATLGPLADHTARATFAANLFMAGGIEPINPGVTDDPVAAFRESGTTVACLCGSDKAYAQQAAEVAAALREAGAVSVLLAGKPADYPAVTGYVHKGCDALAVLTGTLETLGVAP from the coding sequence ATGACGAACGTGGCTGAGCTGCCACTGGCGGCCGAGTTCGACCGTCCCGACCGCGCCGACTGGGAGAGGCTGGTCGAGGCCGTGTTGAGCAAGACCGGCTCGCGGCCAGAGGACCTCATCACGCGCACCTACGAGGGCATCGCGATCCAGCCGCTGTACACGGCGGCCGACGTGGCCCCCGCCGCGGGCTTTCCCGGCCTGAGCCCGTTCGTGCGCGGGTCGAGGCCGGAGGGGCACGTGCTCACCGGCTGGGACGTGCGCGCGTCGCACACCCACCCCGACCCGGCGGTGACGAACCGCGCCGTGCTCGCCGACCTGGAAGGCGGCGTCACGTCCAGCTGGCTGCGGGTCGGCGCGGGCGCGTTGCCGGTGTCCTCGCTCGCCGACGCGCTGCACGAGGTCCGGCTGGACCTCGCGCCTGTGGTGCTCGACCCCGGAGCGGACTATCTCGAAGCCGCCGACGCGTTGTTCGCGCTGCTCGCGGACCAGCGCGTGCCGCCGACAAGCGTGGCGGGTGGCATCGGAGCCGACCCGATCGGGCTGCTGGCCAGAACGGGACGCGCGCACGACGTGGCCGCGTCGGCTGAACTCGCCGCCCGGGTCGCGCGCGAGTACCCGGCGATGCGCACCGTCGTCGCCGACGGGCTGCCGTTTCACGAGGCGGGCGGTTCGGACGCGCAGGAACTGGGCGCCGCCGTCGCGGCGGGCGTCGCGTACCTGCGTGCGCTCACCGCGGCGGGGCTCAGCGTCGAGGAGGCCGCGGGTCAGTTGGAGTTCCGCTTCGCCGCCTCCACCGACCAGTTCATGACCATCGCCAAGCTGCGCGCCGCGCGCAGGCTGTGGGCACGGGTCGGCGAGGTCTGCGGGGCGCCTGGGACCGCCATGTACCAGCACGCCGTCACCTCACCGGCCATGCTGACAAGGCGTGATCCGTGGGTGAACATGCTGCGCACCACCGTCGCCTGCTTCGCGGCGGGCGTGGGCGGTGCCGATGCGGTGACCGTGCTGCCGTTCGACTCAGCGCTCGGCCTTGCGGACGGTTTCGGCCGCAGGATCGCCCGCAACACGCAGGCGATCCTGCTCGAGGAATCCAAGCTCGCCGCGGTGATCGACCCGGCAGGCGGGTCGTGGTACGTGGAGAACCTCACCGACGCGCTGGCGCAGGCGGCGTGGCGGGAGTTCACCGCCATCGAAGCGGCGGGAGGCATCGAGGCCGAGCTCGGCTCCGGTGCGCTCGCGGCGAGGCTCGACTTGACCTGGCAGGCCCGCCGAGCCCGCATCGCGACCAGGGAAGACCCGATCACCGGCGTCAGCGAGTTCCCACTGCTGGAAGAGGCCGACCTCGAACGCGAGCCCGCCACACCGGCGGCCGAGGGAGGTGGCCTGCCGCGCTTGCGATACGCGCAGGACTACGAGCGGCTTCGGGACCGCGCCGACGCGCGGCTGGCGGAGACCGGCAGCCGCCCCTCGGTCTTCCTCGCCACGCTCGGACCGCTGGCCGACCACACCGCGCGGGCGACGTTCGCGGCGAACCTGTTCATGGCGGGCGGGATCGAGCCGATCAACCCGGGGGTGACCGACGATCCGGTCGCGGCCTTCCGTGAAAGCGGCACGACGGTCGCGTGCCTGTGCGGCAGCGACAAGGCCTACGCCCAGCAGGCGGCCGAGGTCGCCGCTGCGCTGCGTGAGGCGGGCGCCGTGAGTGTGCTGCTCGCGGGCAAGCCAGCCGACTACCCGGCTGTTACCGGGTACGTCCACAAGGGATGTGACGCGCTCGCCGTACTGACCGGCACCCTCGAAACCCTGGGAGTGGCCCCATGA